One Aegilops tauschii subsp. strangulata cultivar AL8/78 chromosome 2, Aet v6.0, whole genome shotgun sequence genomic window, TTGGGTCCTTCCGGCTCCTGGCCTTGATTGAAGACGAAGAAGGCGACGAGGAAGCTCGCCGAACTTGCGTTTCCCTGATCCGTGAAGAAGGCGAAGCAGAGGAAGAGGACGTCGAGGGACTTGGCGATCCTTGGGCGCGCCTTGGCGTCTGAATGGAACCGTGACGGCGTGGAGGTGCTCGGAGGCGCGAGGAGGGAGGCCGGGGGACCTCCTATGCCGGAGGGAAGCTCGTGGTCTCGCTGACCATGGCTCCTGGAAGCAGCGGGGCAGGGCGCGAGTGGGGATTTGTGGAGAGGCGGCGGCGCAGAGGGAAGAGAGGGAAGGAGAGAAACCCTAGGGTGAGGCCCGGGGCGGCTTTATAGGAGGGGGCGCGGCGTCGGGGCTTGCCCTCGTGTCCAGGTGTGCTCCTCCTCTATTTTTACTGTGAGGGGatgtggcgagaggaggaagaaaaggGGGAAGGAATGGTCGCTGCAGGTGGGCTCAAAGGGTGACCAGCGTGGCAAGCTGGAATTACCAgcagagagggggagagagaggctAGGATGGGCTGCGGGCTGCTATTAGTGGGCCGCGGCTGAGCTCCAGGTAAACCATACCCTTCTCTTATAACTTCGGTTTATGCAAATAAACAAAACAAACAGATTTTAAGAGAAAAAGGCCAGGGGTTTTGGGAAGGAATACGAGAGATATAAACATCTCTCAGAACTCCTGAATTTATGCAAGATTTGAATAAATTGATTTGGCAATTTTTAAAGGTAGAAAAATAATCCAAGTgtgaattaaattcaaacttgagCCATTTTTGAACCCAACCAAAACAAGTCCAAACGATCTGAAATTTTGCATAGAGAGAGAGTAGGCATCATATAGGATTTATAGGAAAATGTTGAACATTTTCCTGAACAGGAAAAAATGTCACAAGAAAACAATAAATGGAATAAAGAAGACAGGAGAAGTTAGGATGGGATAGAAACTTGGGTGAACTTGATGAATGGCTGCTGCTATGTGCATGGTGAAGAAATGAGGTGGAGATAAGAAGGAGAGGATTCACACAAGAACACATAACAAAACTTAATATGCCACCCAAGGCATGATGATCATGATGCAATGCGACAAAAATGACATAGGCAATATCACATCATGAAGCATAGAACAAAGCAAGGATGGCGCAATGCAATATAATAAAAGATGAACATGATGCAAGAAGCAAAATAACAATGGCATCCATCATGATCATGGAAACAACATAGGGAAAAGAAATATGCAAAACAATTATGATAATGCAACAAACATAAAAAAACACATTGCAACAACTAAAATAAATGGAAGAcatctggagcatcggtctcggggcgttacacgtCGAGACTTCTGTAGCAACAATGATGAGGGGAGCAACGACAGAGTGTGGCAATGGTTGAGGTAGACGGCTCTTCTCCGGCGTGTCTGCAGGATTGCCTCGCCTGGTTTGTTGTTACGAAGTCGAAGCTGCGGTGGCGGGGTCCCTTTGGCATACGATGACGGGCAGCAGGTGGTTTGTTCGATGATCTTTCGCGGCGCCAACCGTGCCTACTTCTCCTTTGTGATTCTCCGTCAGAGTCGGAGCTGTGTTGTCTGGTCGTCTCAGGTGGCTGAGTTCTGGTTCGGATCTTTATATATCTCTACATGGCCTCTATAGTGTGGTTTGGGTCGATGATTGCCTACGGCAAAGTCGGAGTCGTTTGTTCGGAGTTTAGGGATGACAATTATGAATTTAGGGAAGAAGTGGTGACAATGACATCTCTGTGTTGTCTTCGCGAGACCTTCGCTAGAGTGGTCTGTGCGGGATAACTTATGTGTACGCTTAGCAGTTGTGATGATTTTTACCTGGCTGTTTATAATTAACCGGGCTGAGCAACTACTTCTTAATAGCAGGAATCCTATCATTTCTCGAACAAAAAAGACAGTGGGCGTCAGTAGCGACGCCATCAACACGCACTCAACTCAACCAGCAGATGCCGCCCAGCGTAGCGTCCAGGTTCTTTCTTCAACGACCACACCGACGATTCTTAATCAGCAGCCTTCCATTAGTGGTTTGATTGATAACGAAGAATTTTATTCTAGTATTAGCAGTCGTACCTGGATAAGACAGTACTAGTACATAGCAGCCTCACTTTCCAGATACTGAGACTAGTTTCTTCTCGGCTTCTCTATAAGTACCGGAGCCTCTGTATATTCTTCCTTCACCACTCATACCGAGACAACAAAcccacaagaagaagcagagcAATTTGCAAAACAAACCAAGGAGGCGATCGAACTCTGCTGCTAGCGGCAATGGCCactaagatctacatcgtgtaaTTCTCCGCCTCTTCTCTGCTCACCCTTTTTCCGGCCAGCGAGCTGAATGATTTGATCGCTCAATTTCTTTTTTGGCTGCATCAATTTTCAGGTACTACTCAACCTGGGGACACGTTGCGACGCTGGCGGAAGAGATGAAGAAGGGCGCCGAGGCCGTCCCCGGCGTCGAGGTCAACGTCTGGCGGGTGCCCGAGACGCTGCCAGAGGACGTGCTGGGGAAGATGCACGCAACGCCTGGGCGTGAGGATCATCCCGTCATCACGGCGAGGCAGCTGGCCGAGGCCGACGGCATCCTGTTCGGCTTCCCGACACGGTTCGGCATGATGGCGGCGCAGATGAAGGCCTTCTTTGACTCCACCGGCGGCCTCTGGCAGGCGCAGTCCCTTGCCGGCAAGCCCGCGGGCGTCTTCTTCGCCACAGGCACCCAGGGCGGCGGCCAGGAGACCACGGCTCTCACGGCCGTGACGCAGCTGACGCACCACGGCATGCTGTTCGTGCCCGTCGGATACACGCACGGCGCCGGCATGTTCGGCATGGACGAGGTCAAGGGCGGCAGCCCATACGGAGCTGGCACCTTCGCCGGCGCCGATGGCAGCAGGGTACCCAGCGACGCCGAGCTCGCCTTGGCGGCGCACCAGGGGAAGTACTTCGCTGGCGTCGCCAAGAAGCTCAAGGCCGTCTGAAGTCTGATCACCAGCCTCACGATAATACATGCGATCTTGAGTGCAAGATGATTTTACACAGTCGTGAAACAATTTAAGCTGTAACGATTTAATTTCTTGTTTGGAAATAATAATAAGACGAGAATCTATTCTGTGTGCACCCACTTTAGCGGACCATAAAAAAAGACTTTGATACACGGAAGCGGATTTTTAGAGCATCTGCGCCGGGCCCTGGTATCATGGCCGTCGCTTCAGGGCCTGGTTCTCGAGATGTGTGATGGCCTGTTTGGGTTAACCATCGTTATTAGCAGTATTTGGCGCAAGagggactatgcttcggtgccttaaggcacctgcctttgtgtctatgacatgtgggcccaacaggtggctggcccacatgttagtgaccAAAAGGCAGGTGCCTTTGAGGCACCGAAGCTGCGTCCGCGCAAGAGTCACAGTAGGCTTCATAGGTTCATATAGCTGGAATCGATGCAGGCCATAGGCTCTATCCCATTTGGTTTTGTTCTGCAGCCCAAGGTGCCCACTAATGCGAACAATGGAAACGACAGTCCAAATCCATCAGACGACCAGGCAACAAGATCAAGCTCCCCGGTTCTCACCTCCATATCCTTCACGTCCATGGGCTTAGCATCTTCTGGGAAGCATGATCTCTCCATATTTGGATCTCTTATTCTCATGAGTTGGGCGTTTGTCCACCATGAATAGAAGATGGAGCTCATCAAGTGAAGGAAGAGAGAGAAGACCGAGCTAGCCGGCTCTAGCTGGACTCTCATGGATACTCTCTATCTCTCTTACTCTCATTTTCTTTGTTTCGGTTCCTGGCATGAGGAACCGAGAATATGGAC contains:
- the LOC109740200 gene encoding quinone-oxidoreductase QR2; the encoded protein is MATKIYIVYYSTWGHVATLAEEMKKGAEAVPGVEVNVWRVPETLPEDVLGKMHATPGREDHPVITARQLAEADGILFGFPTRFGMMAAQMKAFFDSTGGLWQAQSLAGKPAGVFFATGTQGGGQETTALTAVTQLTHHGMLFVPVGYTHGAGMFGMDEVKGGSPYGAGTFAGADGSRVPSDAELALAAHQGKYFAGVAKKLKAV